A portion of the Streptomyces sp. YPW6 genome contains these proteins:
- a CDS encoding DUF6458 family protein has protein sequence MGLGGCILLIGAGAILAFATDWKVDTVNLDLVGWIMMLVGLVGVFVYMSIARRRRMVVPPSTTVVQDDQQHYH, from the coding sequence ATGGGACTCGGAGGATGCATTCTCCTGATCGGGGCGGGCGCGATCCTGGCGTTCGCCACCGACTGGAAGGTGGACACCGTCAATCTCGACCTGGTCGGCTGGATCATGATGCTCGTCGGCCTCGTCGGGGTCTTCGTCTACATGAGCATCGCGCGGCGCCGCCGGATGGTCGTACCGCCCAGCACGACCGTCGTCCAGGACGACCAGCAGCACTACCACTGA
- a CDS encoding SseB family protein, whose product MYGYDQNPGAQQQMGQMGQMGQMGGGYGEQPLYPEPSPPSLADAVRAFTTGSLSAEDFQQIFATSKVYCPRGDNPGFLALHNTQQPVIPMFTTLKELRRYAGKESKYFVITGAEVIDLLPTGYGFVLDMEGEHRMVFDAKAVEQMVDFAMRRMYG is encoded by the coding sequence ATGTACGGCTACGACCAGAACCCTGGTGCTCAGCAGCAGATGGGGCAGATGGGCCAGATGGGTCAGATGGGCGGCGGCTACGGGGAGCAGCCGCTGTATCCCGAACCGTCGCCGCCCTCCCTGGCCGACGCGGTCCGGGCCTTCACCACCGGCTCCCTCTCCGCCGAGGACTTCCAGCAGATCTTCGCGACGTCGAAGGTCTACTGCCCGCGTGGCGACAACCCCGGCTTCCTGGCGCTGCACAACACGCAGCAGCCGGTGATCCCGATGTTCACCACGCTCAAGGAGCTGCGGCGGTACGCGGGCAAGGAGTCGAAGTACTTCGTGATCACCGGGGCCGAGGTGATCGATCTGCTGCCGACGGGGTACGGCTTCGTCCTGGACATGGAGGGTGAGCACCGGATGGTCTTCGACGCCAAGGCCGTGGAGCAGATGGTCGACTTCGCGATGCGTCGTATGTACGGGTAG
- a CDS encoding acyl-CoA dehydrogenase — MGHYKSNLRDIEFNLFEVLGRDKVYGTGPFGEMDVDTAKSILEEIARLAENELADSFADADRNPPVFDPETKTAPVPASFKKSYQAFMDSEYWRLGLPEEIGGTTSPRSLIWGYAELLLGSNPAVWMYSSGPAFAGILFEEGNEEQKKIAEIAVEKQWGSTMVLTEPDAGSDVGAGRTKAVQQEDGSWHIEGVKRFITSGEHDMSENIIHYVLARPEGAGPGTKGLSLFMVPKFHFDWTTGELGERNGVYATNVEHKMGLKASNTCEMTFGDQHPAKGWLIGDKHDGIRQMFRIIEFARMMVGTKAIATLSTGYLNALEYAKERVQGPDLANFMDKTAPKVTITHHPDVRRSLMTQKAYAEGMRSLVLYTATVQDAIQEQEAAGEDAKALNGLNDLLLPIVKGYGSEKSYEQLAQSLQTFGGSGYLQEYPVEQYIRDAKIDTLYEGTTAIQGQDFFFRKIVRDQGASLNTLSEEIKKFLAGAQGNEELAPALDSLAKAAVDLEAIVGTMITDLTATGEDVKNIYKVGLNTTRLLMASGDVVVGYLLLKGAAVAAEKLPTASAKDTAFYQGKIAAAKFFAANVLPGVSTERALAESIDNSLMELDEAAF; from the coding sequence ATGGGGCACTACAAGTCGAATCTCCGCGACATCGAGTTCAACCTGTTCGAGGTTCTCGGGCGCGACAAGGTGTACGGCACCGGTCCGTTCGGTGAGATGGACGTCGACACCGCGAAGAGCATCCTGGAAGAGATCGCCCGCCTCGCGGAGAACGAGCTCGCCGACTCCTTCGCCGACGCCGACCGCAACCCGCCGGTCTTCGACCCGGAGACCAAGACCGCTCCGGTCCCGGCGAGCTTCAAGAAGTCGTACCAGGCCTTCATGGACTCGGAGTACTGGCGTCTGGGCCTGCCCGAGGAGATCGGCGGCACCACCTCTCCCCGCTCCCTGATCTGGGGCTACGCGGAGCTGCTGCTCGGCTCGAACCCGGCCGTGTGGATGTACTCCTCCGGCCCGGCCTTCGCCGGCATCCTCTTCGAGGAGGGCAACGAGGAGCAGAAGAAGATCGCGGAGATCGCCGTCGAGAAGCAGTGGGGCTCGACGATGGTGCTGACCGAGCCGGACGCCGGCTCGGACGTCGGCGCCGGCCGGACGAAGGCCGTGCAGCAGGAGGACGGCTCCTGGCACATCGAGGGTGTGAAGCGCTTCATCACCTCGGGCGAGCACGACATGTCCGAGAACATCATCCACTACGTGCTGGCCCGCCCCGAGGGCGCCGGACCCGGCACCAAGGGCCTCTCGCTCTTCATGGTCCCGAAGTTCCACTTCGACTGGACGACCGGCGAGCTGGGCGAGCGCAACGGCGTGTACGCGACGAACGTCGAGCACAAGATGGGCCTCAAGGCGTCCAACACCTGCGAGATGACGTTCGGCGACCAGCACCCCGCCAAGGGCTGGCTGATCGGCGACAAGCACGACGGCATCCGCCAGATGTTCCGCATCATCGAGTTCGCCCGCATGATGGTCGGCACGAAGGCCATCGCCACCCTCTCCACGGGCTACCTGAACGCCCTGGAGTACGCCAAGGAGCGCGTCCAGGGTCCGGACCTGGCGAACTTCATGGACAAGACGGCGCCCAAGGTCACCATCACGCACCACCCCGACGTGCGCCGCTCGCTCATGACGCAGAAGGCGTACGCCGAGGGCATGCGCTCCCTCGTGCTGTACACCGCCACCGTCCAGGACGCGATCCAGGAGCAGGAGGCCGCGGGCGAGGACGCCAAGGCGCTGAACGGCCTCAACGACCTGCTGCTGCCGATCGTGAAGGGCTACGGCTCCGAGAAGTCCTACGAGCAGCTCGCGCAGTCGCTCCAGACCTTCGGCGGCTCCGGCTACCTCCAGGAGTACCCGGTCGAGCAGTACATCCGGGACGCCAAGATCGACACGCTGTACGAGGGCACCACCGCGATCCAGGGCCAGGACTTCTTCTTCCGGAAGATCGTCCGCGACCAGGGCGCCTCGCTCAACACGCTCTCCGAGGAGATCAAGAAGTTCCTCGCGGGCGCCCAGGGCAACGAGGAGCTGGCCCCCGCGCTGGACTCGCTCGCCAAGGCCGCCGTGGACCTGGAGGCGATCGTCGGCACGATGATCACCGACCTCACCGCGACCGGCGAGGACGTCAAGAACATCTACAAGGTCGGCCTCAACACGACCCGCCTGCTGATGGCCTCCGGCGATGTCGTCGTCGGCTACCTGCTGCTCAAGGGCGCGGCCGTGGCGGCCGAGAAGCTGCCGACCGCCTCCGCCAAGGACACCGCGTTCTACCAGGGCAAGATCGCCGCCGCGAAGTTCTTCGCCGCGAACGTCCTGCCGGGCGTCTCGACCGAGCGCGCGCTCGCCGAGTCCATCGACAACTCGCTGATGGAGCTGGACGAGGCCGCGTTCTAG
- a CDS encoding Uma2 family endonuclease, producing the protein MGGTMTAEALPESLHRQSDGSKWPVPPADGYTVDAFFTLDLPPHTELIDGSLVFVTPQQEFHTLAMYLLEQGLRVHVPGHLRVRREMAVVLGKRNAPEPDLLVVTATADGDQRTTRYQASDVLLAVEVVSPDSEDRDRDTKPHKYAAAGIQHFWLVEMTGENDRPMVITYELDPVNKTYVSTGVHHDRLKLSAPYDIDIDLTAIDEL; encoded by the coding sequence ATGGGAGGAACCATGACCGCCGAGGCACTGCCCGAATCGCTGCACCGTCAGTCGGACGGCTCCAAGTGGCCGGTCCCGCCTGCGGACGGCTACACCGTGGACGCATTCTTCACGCTTGACCTCCCGCCGCACACCGAGCTGATCGACGGGAGCCTGGTTTTCGTAACTCCGCAGCAAGAGTTTCACACGCTGGCGATGTATCTGCTGGAGCAGGGCCTGCGCGTCCATGTGCCCGGCCATCTGCGCGTACGCCGGGAGATGGCGGTCGTCCTCGGCAAGCGCAACGCCCCGGAGCCCGATCTGCTCGTGGTGACCGCCACCGCGGACGGAGACCAGCGCACCACCCGCTACCAGGCATCGGACGTCCTCCTCGCCGTAGAGGTCGTCTCCCCCGACTCCGAGGACCGCGACCGGGACACCAAGCCGCACAAGTACGCGGCGGCGGGCATCCAGCACTTCTGGCTGGTCGAGATGACCGGCGAGAACGACCGCCCCATGGTCATCACCTACGAGCTCGACCCGGTCAACAAGACCTACGTCTCCACCGGCGTCCACCACGACCGGCTCAAGCTCTCCGCCCCGTACGACATCGACATCGACCTGACCGCGATCGACGAGCTGTAG
- a CDS encoding NHL domain-containing thioredoxin family protein encodes MATRARVRAPELIGKGGWLNTGDQQYTLADLRGRIVILDFWTFCCVNCLHVLDELRELEEKHRDTVVIIGVHSPKFVHEAEHQAVVDAVERYEVHHPVLDDPELATWKQYAVRAWPTLVVIDPEGYVVAQHAGEGHAHAIEKLVEELEAEHGAKGTLRRGDGPYVAPEPVATHLRFPGKALLLPDGGFLVSDTTRHRLVELDADGETVRRHFGTGERGLSDGGPDEARFSEPQGLAVLPDGRIAVADTVNHAIRALDLTTGATSTLAGTGRQWWQGTPTSGPAREVDLSSPWDLAWFGDRLWIAMAGVHQLWTYDPEGGTVGVAAGTTNEGLVDGPAAEAWFAQPSGLAVSADGERLWVADSETSALRWVDRDEHVHTAVGTGLFDFGHRDGAAGQALLQHPIGVTALPDGSVAISDTYNHALRRYDPASGEVTTLATDVREPSDAVLADGDLVVVESARHRLTRLRLPEEAVRVADQAHRTQRAATEIAPGTLRLDVVFQAPAGQKLDTRYGPSTRLLVSATPPELLADGSGAGSDLGRDLVLADGATEGVLHVSAMAASCDDDPANEYPACHVHQQDWGVPVRVTAEGTARLALVLAGMDEQA; translated from the coding sequence ATGGCAACACGTGCACGCGTCCGCGCCCCCGAACTCATCGGCAAGGGCGGCTGGCTCAATACAGGCGACCAGCAGTACACCCTCGCTGACCTGCGAGGACGTATCGTCATTCTCGACTTCTGGACGTTCTGCTGTGTGAACTGTCTGCATGTCCTGGACGAGCTGCGCGAGCTGGAGGAGAAGCACCGCGACACCGTGGTGATCATCGGCGTCCACTCGCCCAAGTTCGTCCACGAGGCCGAGCACCAGGCCGTCGTCGACGCCGTCGAGCGCTACGAGGTCCACCACCCCGTCCTCGACGACCCCGAGCTGGCCACCTGGAAGCAGTACGCGGTCCGCGCCTGGCCGACACTCGTCGTGATCGACCCCGAGGGCTATGTCGTCGCCCAGCACGCCGGCGAGGGCCACGCGCACGCCATCGAGAAGCTCGTCGAGGAGCTGGAGGCCGAGCACGGGGCCAAGGGCACGCTGCGCCGCGGCGACGGCCCCTACGTCGCGCCCGAGCCCGTCGCCACGCATCTGCGCTTCCCCGGCAAGGCGCTGCTCCTGCCGGACGGCGGCTTCCTGGTCTCCGACACCACCCGGCACCGCCTGGTCGAGCTGGACGCCGACGGTGAGACCGTGCGACGCCACTTCGGCACGGGCGAACGCGGGTTGAGCGACGGCGGCCCGGACGAGGCCCGGTTCAGCGAACCGCAGGGGCTCGCCGTGCTCCCGGACGGCCGCATCGCCGTCGCGGACACCGTCAACCACGCGATCCGCGCCCTGGACCTCACGACCGGGGCGACCAGCACCCTCGCCGGGACCGGCCGCCAGTGGTGGCAGGGCACCCCGACCAGCGGCCCGGCGCGCGAGGTGGACCTCTCCTCGCCGTGGGACCTCGCCTGGTTCGGCGACCGGCTGTGGATCGCCATGGCGGGCGTGCACCAGCTGTGGACGTACGACCCGGAGGGCGGGACCGTGGGCGTGGCCGCCGGGACCACCAACGAGGGCCTGGTCGACGGGCCGGCCGCCGAGGCCTGGTTCGCCCAGCCGTCCGGGCTCGCCGTGTCCGCCGACGGGGAGCGGCTCTGGGTCGCCGACTCGGAGACCTCCGCGCTGCGCTGGGTCGACCGCGACGAGCACGTCCACACCGCCGTCGGCACCGGCCTCTTCGACTTCGGCCACCGGGACGGGGCGGCCGGCCAGGCGCTCCTCCAGCACCCGATCGGCGTGACCGCGCTGCCCGACGGGTCCGTCGCCATCAGCGACACGTACAACCATGCCCTGCGCCGGTACGACCCGGCGTCCGGCGAGGTCACCACGCTGGCCACCGATGTCCGCGAGCCCAGCGACGCGGTGCTGGCCGACGGCGACCTCGTCGTCGTCGAGTCCGCCCGCCACCGGCTGACCCGCCTCCGGCTGCCCGAGGAGGCCGTCCGGGTCGCGGATCAGGCGCACCGCACCCAGCGGGCCGCCACCGAGATCGCCCCGGGCACCCTCCGCCTCGACGTGGTCTTCCAGGCGCCCGCGGGGCAGAAGCTGGACACCCGCTACGGGCCCTCGACCCGGCTCCTGGTCTCCGCCACCCCGCCCGAGCTGCTGGCGGACGGCTCCGGCGCGGGATCGGACCTCGGGCGCGACCTGGTCCTCGCGGACGGGGCCACCGAGGGCGTCCTGCACGTCTCCGCCATGGCGGCGTCCTGCGACGACGACCCGGCCAACGAGTACCCGGCCTGCCATGTGCACCAGCAGGACTGGGGGGTGCCGGTCCGCGTCACGGCGGAAGGCACAGCCCGGCTGGCACTGGTGCTCGCCGGGATGGACGAACAGGCCTGA
- a CDS encoding M18 family aminopeptidase, protein MSSPLRFDRAHTDDLMTFLAASPSPYHAVANAAARLEEAGFRQVEETAAWDGSAGGKYVLRGGAIVAWYVPEGAQAHTPFRIAGAHTDSPNLRVKPLPDTGAHGWRQIAVEVYGGTLLNTWLDRDLGLAGRISLRDGTHRLVNIDRALLRVPQLAVHLDRSANTEGLKLDRQKHMQPIWGLGDVEEGDLIRFVAEEAGVDAADVTGWDLMPHAIEPPSYLGRDRELVAGPRMDNLLSVHAATAALAAVSGQSDADIPYIPVLAAFDHEENGSQSDTGADGPLLGSVLERSVFARGGTYEDRARAFAGTVCLSSDTGHAVHPNYAERHDPTHHPVANGGPILKVNVNMRYATDGSGRAVFAAACEKAGVPWQSFVSNNAMPCGTTIGPITAARHGIQTVDIGVAILSMHSARELCGADDPYLLANALAAFLAG, encoded by the coding sequence ATGAGTTCCCCTCTCCGGTTCGACCGTGCGCACACCGATGACCTGATGACCTTCCTGGCGGCCAGCCCGTCCCCGTACCACGCCGTGGCCAACGCCGCCGCCCGGCTGGAGGAGGCCGGCTTCCGGCAGGTCGAGGAGACCGCGGCCTGGGACGGCTCGGCGGGCGGGAAGTACGTGCTGCGCGGCGGAGCGATCGTCGCCTGGTACGTGCCGGAGGGCGCGCAGGCGCACACCCCGTTCCGCATCGCGGGCGCGCACACCGACTCCCCGAACCTCCGGGTGAAGCCGCTGCCCGACACCGGGGCGCACGGCTGGCGCCAGATCGCCGTCGAGGTCTACGGCGGCACCCTGCTCAACACCTGGCTCGACCGGGACCTCGGCCTGGCCGGGCGGATCTCGCTGCGCGACGGCACCCACCGGCTGGTCAACATCGACCGGGCGCTGCTGCGGGTGCCGCAGCTGGCCGTCCACCTGGACCGGTCGGCCAACACCGAGGGGCTCAAGCTCGACCGCCAGAAGCACATGCAGCCGATCTGGGGACTCGGCGATGTGGAGGAAGGCGACCTGATCCGCTTCGTCGCGGAGGAGGCGGGGGTCGACGCGGCGGACGTCACCGGCTGGGACCTGATGCCGCACGCCATCGAACCGCCGTCCTACCTGGGCCGGGACCGGGAGCTGGTGGCCGGGCCCCGGATGGACAACCTCCTCTCGGTGCACGCCGCGACCGCCGCCCTGGCAGCGGTCTCCGGGCAGAGCGACGCCGACATCCCGTACATCCCGGTGCTCGCCGCCTTCGACCACGAGGAGAACGGCTCGCAGTCCGACACCGGTGCCGACGGGCCGCTGCTGGGCTCGGTGCTGGAGCGCTCGGTCTTCGCGCGCGGCGGCACGTACGAGGACCGCGCCCGTGCCTTCGCCGGGACCGTCTGCCTGTCCTCCGACACCGGTCACGCCGTGCACCCCAACTACGCGGAGCGGCACGACCCGACGCACCACCCGGTCGCCAACGGCGGGCCGATCCTCAAGGTCAACGTCAACATGCGGTACGCCACCGACGGCAGCGGCCGCGCGGTGTTCGCCGCGGCCTGCGAGAAGGCGGGCGTGCCGTGGCAGAGCTTCGTGTCCAACAACGCGATGCCCTGCGGCACCACCATCGGCCCGATCACCGCGGCCCGGCACGGCATCCAGACCGTGGACATCGGCGTGGCGATCCTCTCGATGCACAGCGCCCGTGAACTGTGCGGCGCGGACGACCCGTATCTGCTGGCCAACGCGCTGGCGGCGTTCCTGGCGGGCTGA
- a CDS encoding SpoIIE family protein phosphatase, with protein MRTEEVLAAIATGLWRWDNAAGTVTLDAEAARLLGLPPEPGSYREAAVRSRFHPVDWNEIYGVVNLAVAEGSLAEARLRIVDERGQVLRTVRSRSKPVLPAGEDVDTGAYVLYGTLQEVAEPQPGSTAAAHTPITGDWRRSREAFLLDAGRALAEARSTAEVLRVAGSLSMPGFSPDGLAVFGSAGERLTIIGHHGHSLGDEEPFTDMPLDTDYPAAEVVRTGRAIYLPSPDEYRRRYPATWPLARRFGRQSWAFLPLVSSGRTMGAWMAGFQHPVRFSPDERAVLSTVARMLAQALARAGVAETERELSLGLQRSMMPTLGPEIPGMTVAARYVPTGGGLQVGGDWYDMIPLPNGRIALVIGDVQGHDVRAAGLMGQLRIALRAYASEGHRPDAVLARASRFLSGLTDAYENVEGDEEPAAPRFATCLYAEVDPEAGTLDIARAGHPDPVVISTDGTAVIRQTAGGLPLGIETDTDYPTTRVVLEPGETIMLCTDGLIETGGHDMATGWTRLRPVLEKPVEDLEQLADALVQAVHGPTSHYTTGPLADRREDDIAVLVLRRESAPAPEAPPRRSVLTIAQAEPERISVGRQLVRELLHDWRDPEQVDSAVLMVSEMATNVLVHTDGDALMVAEISGEQGERRLRVEVADASDELPHKRRPGEMASSGRGLVLMEMLADAWGVDPRGEGKSIWFELYESDEPGEFAGLAAT; from the coding sequence ATGCGCACCGAGGAAGTCCTGGCCGCGATCGCGACGGGCCTGTGGCGCTGGGACAACGCAGCCGGCACGGTCACGCTCGACGCGGAGGCGGCCCGGCTGCTCGGCCTGCCTCCCGAGCCCGGCAGCTACCGGGAGGCGGCGGTGCGCTCCCGTTTCCACCCGGTCGACTGGAACGAGATCTACGGGGTGGTGAACCTCGCGGTCGCCGAGGGCAGCCTGGCCGAGGCGCGGCTGCGGATCGTGGACGAGCGCGGGCAGGTCCTGCGTACCGTGCGCAGCCGCTCCAAGCCGGTCCTCCCGGCCGGCGAGGACGTCGACACGGGCGCCTATGTCCTCTACGGCACGCTCCAGGAGGTCGCCGAGCCGCAGCCCGGCTCCACCGCTGCCGCCCACACGCCGATCACCGGGGACTGGCGGCGGTCCCGGGAGGCGTTCCTGCTGGACGCCGGGCGGGCGCTGGCCGAGGCCCGGTCCACCGCGGAGGTGCTGCGGGTGGCCGGGTCGCTGTCCATGCCGGGGTTCTCCCCGGACGGCCTCGCGGTCTTCGGCTCCGCCGGGGAGCGGCTGACGATCATCGGGCACCACGGGCACAGCCTGGGCGACGAGGAACCCTTCACCGACATGCCCCTGGACACCGACTATCCGGCCGCCGAGGTGGTCCGGACCGGCCGCGCGATCTACCTCCCCTCCCCCGACGAGTACCGCCGCCGCTATCCGGCCACCTGGCCGCTCGCCCGGCGCTTCGGGCGGCAGTCCTGGGCCTTCCTGCCGCTGGTGTCGTCCGGCCGCACGATGGGCGCCTGGATGGCGGGGTTCCAGCATCCGGTGAGGTTCTCCCCGGACGAGCGCGCGGTGCTCTCGACGGTCGCCCGGATGCTCGCGCAGGCCCTGGCCCGCGCCGGGGTCGCCGAGACGGAACGCGAGCTGTCGCTGGGGCTCCAACGGTCGATGATGCCGACGCTGGGTCCGGAGATCCCCGGGATGACGGTGGCCGCGCGGTATGTGCCGACCGGCGGCGGGCTCCAGGTGGGCGGCGACTGGTACGACATGATCCCGCTGCCCAACGGCCGTATCGCCCTGGTCATCGGCGACGTCCAGGGCCATGACGTACGGGCCGCCGGACTGATGGGCCAGCTCCGCATCGCCCTGCGCGCCTACGCCTCCGAGGGGCACCGCCCGGACGCCGTGCTCGCCCGGGCCTCGCGCTTCCTGTCCGGGCTGACCGACGCGTACGAGAACGTCGAGGGCGACGAGGAGCCCGCGGCACCCCGCTTCGCGACCTGCCTGTACGCGGAGGTCGACCCGGAGGCCGGGACCCTGGACATCGCCCGCGCCGGCCACCCCGACCCGGTGGTGATCAGCACGGACGGGACCGCGGTGATCCGGCAGACGGCCGGTGGGCTGCCGCTCGGTATCGAGACGGACACCGATTACCCCACCACCCGGGTGGTCCTGGAACCCGGCGAAACGATCATGCTGTGCACGGACGGCCTCATCGAGACCGGCGGGCACGACATGGCGACCGGCTGGACCCGGCTGCGCCCGGTCCTGGAGAAGCCCGTCGAAGACCTGGAACAGCTCGCCGACGCCTTGGTCCAGGCCGTGCACGGGCCGACCTCCCACTACACGACGGGACCGCTCGCGGACCGGCGGGAGGACGACATCGCGGTCCTGGTGCTGCGGCGCGAAAGCGCCCCGGCCCCGGAGGCGCCGCCGCGTCGCAGCGTCCTGACCATCGCGCAGGCCGAGCCCGAGCGGATCTCGGTGGGACGGCAGCTCGTGCGGGAGCTGCTGCACGACTGGCGCGATCCCGAGCAGGTCGACTCGGCGGTCCTGATGGTCTCCGAGATGGCCACCAACGTGCTCGTCCACACGGACGGGGACGCGCTGATGGTGGCGGAGATCTCCGGTGAGCAGGGAGAACGGCGGCTGCGCGTCGAGGTCGCCGACGCCAGCGACGAGCTCCCGCACAAGCGCCGTCCGGGCGAGATGGCGTCCAGCGGGCGCGGGCTGGTGCTGATGGAGATGCTGGCGGACGCGTGGGGGGTGGATCCGCGGGGGGAGGGGAAGTCCATCTGGTTCGAGCTGTACGAGTCGGATGAGCCGGGGGAGTTCGCCGGGCTGGCGGCGACCTAG
- a CDS encoding AI-2E family transporter has product MPAPEPLLPDSARRAAAWCGVVLLVVGVAAVAIWLVVALKTAVTPVLLALLGTALLGPVHRLLIARRLNRSLAAGLTCAALVAVVGGAGYIVVTALVDSGDQIVASLKDAGQWIVDHLEIAGTTDVDDLADNAKSLVDRFGASAAGGLLSGISLIGSLVATSVLALLLTFFFLRDSDRAVDLAHAVAPRGTGDLVEAMGRRAFEAVEGFMRGTTFIALIDAVCITVGLLILDVPGAVGLGALVFVGAYIPYLGAFLSGAVAVLVALADRGFVIALWALGVVLAVQVLEGHVLQPMIQSRTVQMHPAMIMIALTAGASVAGLLGMLLAVPLCAAAFGVLGELRGRPGGPQGSTPPGSRSGPTDAPPGPSGV; this is encoded by the coding sequence GTGCCCGCACCCGAGCCCCTCCTGCCCGACAGCGCCCGCCGCGCCGCCGCCTGGTGCGGTGTGGTCCTGCTCGTCGTGGGCGTGGCCGCCGTGGCGATCTGGCTGGTCGTCGCCCTCAAGACCGCGGTCACCCCGGTGCTGCTGGCCCTGCTCGGCACCGCGCTGCTCGGACCCGTCCACCGTCTGCTGATCGCGCGCCGCCTCAACCGTTCGCTGGCCGCGGGGCTGACCTGCGCCGCCCTCGTCGCGGTGGTCGGCGGCGCCGGGTACATCGTCGTCACCGCCCTCGTCGACTCCGGCGACCAGATCGTCGCCTCGCTGAAGGACGCGGGCCAGTGGATCGTCGACCACCTGGAGATCGCCGGGACCACCGACGTCGACGACCTGGCCGACAACGCGAAGAGCCTGGTCGACAGGTTCGGGGCGAGCGCGGCGGGCGGGCTGCTCAGCGGCATCAGCCTGATCGGCTCACTGGTGGCGACCAGCGTGCTGGCCCTGCTCCTGACCTTCTTCTTCCTGCGCGACTCGGACCGGGCGGTCGACCTGGCCCACGCGGTGGCCCCGCGCGGCACGGGGGACCTGGTGGAGGCCATGGGGCGGCGGGCGTTCGAGGCCGTCGAGGGCTTCATGCGCGGCACCACGTTCATCGCCTTGATCGACGCCGTCTGCATCACGGTCGGCCTGCTCATCCTGGACGTGCCGGGGGCGGTGGGGCTCGGCGCGCTCGTCTTCGTCGGCGCGTACATCCCCTACCTCGGGGCGTTCCTCTCCGGTGCGGTGGCGGTGCTGGTCGCGCTGGCCGACCGGGGGTTCGTGATCGCCCTGTGGGCGCTGGGCGTGGTGCTCGCGGTCCAGGTGCTGGAGGGCCATGTGCTCCAGCCGATGATCCAGAGCCGTACGGTCCAGATGCACCCCGCGATGATCATGATCGCCCTGACGGCGGGAGCGAGCGTGGCCGGACTCCTGGGCATGCTGCTGGCGGTCCCGCTCTGCGCGGCGGCTTTCGGCGTCCTGGGCGAACTGCGCGGGAGACCCGGTGGCCCTCAGGGCTCCACCCCGCCGGGCAGCCGCTCCGGCCCGACGGACGCCCCTCCCGGCCCGTCCGGGGTCTGA
- a CDS encoding pirin family protein produces the protein MPAVTVDNPLTLPKVAASGDAAARPVLAVTTAPSGFEGEGFPVRRAFAGINYRHLDPFIMMDQMGEVEYAAGEPKGTPWHPHRGFETVTYLIDGTFVHQDSNGGGGTIENGDTQWMTAGSGLLHIEAPPESLVLSGGLFHGLQLWVNLPKAHKMMDPRYQDIRGGEVQLLASPDGGALLRVIAGELDGHQGPGITHTPITMIHATVRPGAEVTLPWREDFNGLAYVLAGRGTVGAERRPVAMGQTAVFGAGGSLTVRSDERQDGNTPDLEVVLLGGRPIREPMAHYGPFVMNSQAELKQAFEDFQAGRLGTVPAVHGM, from the coding sequence ATGCCCGCAGTGACTGTCGACAACCCGCTGACCCTGCCCAAGGTGGCCGCTTCGGGTGACGCCGCGGCCCGTCCCGTGCTCGCCGTCACGACCGCGCCCAGCGGCTTCGAGGGCGAGGGCTTCCCCGTCCGCCGCGCGTTCGCGGGGATCAACTACCGGCACCTCGACCCGTTCATCATGATGGACCAGATGGGTGAGGTGGAGTACGCCGCCGGGGAGCCCAAGGGCACCCCCTGGCACCCGCACCGCGGCTTCGAGACCGTGACGTACCTGATCGACGGAACCTTCGTCCACCAGGACTCCAACGGTGGCGGCGGCACCATAGAGAACGGCGACACCCAGTGGATGACCGCCGGCTCGGGCCTGCTGCACATCGAGGCCCCGCCGGAGTCCCTCGTCCTGTCCGGCGGCCTCTTCCACGGCCTCCAGCTCTGGGTGAACCTGCCGAAGGCCCACAAGATGATGGACCCGCGCTACCAGGACATCCGCGGCGGCGAGGTCCAGCTCCTCGCCTCCCCGGACGGCGGCGCGCTGCTCCGTGTCATCGCCGGTGAGCTCGACGGCCACCAGGGCCCGGGGATCACCCACACCCCGATCACGATGATCCACGCCACCGTCCGGCCCGGCGCCGAGGTGACCCTGCCGTGGCGCGAGGACTTCAACGGCCTCGCGTACGTCCTGGCCGGGCGCGGCACGGTCGGCGCGGAGCGCCGTCCGGTCGCGATGGGCCAGACCGCGGTGTTCGGGGCCGGCGGTTCGCTGACCGTCCGCTCGGACGAGCGGCAGGACGGCAACACCCCGGATCTGGAGGTCGTCCTTCTCGGCGGCCGCCCGATCCGGGAGCCGATGGCGCACTACGGGCCGTTCGTGATGAACAGTCAGGCCGAACTGAAGCAGGCCTTCGAGGACTTCCAGGCCGGCCGCCTGGGTACGGTCCCCGCGGTCCACGGCATGTGA